In the genome of Phycisphaerales bacterium, one region contains:
- a CDS encoding prepilin-type N-terminal cleavage/methylation domain-containing protein, producing MWYHARRRRAFTLIELLVVVAIIALLAALLLPALRGARDVSRLTVCGSNLRQLGYGILLYAQAERGFIPRGPDPQHEFDFTGHSIATNQLWIGAGPYDPVPNQRRYHGAAAMMPAALTETKTYFCPADDSYNLANTAPRIGTHEPAYGSYVYRQLDQLPRAAAAGKLDNLGVNIVAGVRVSVEVLLLDTNSLGPQPGYYHTNHGGRTANLLFRDASVRRYRNRDHALAIPPAVFAALPNPAPLTRALDQLLVNADYAYHAGPPETAPRLTDDAH from the coding sequence TTGTGGTACCACGCCCGCCGGCGCCGGGCGTTTACTTTGATCGAGCTGCTTGTCGTCGTGGCGATCATCGCCCTGCTTGCGGCTCTGCTCCTACCCGCGCTGCGTGGGGCGCGCGATGTCAGCCGCCTCACTGTCTGCGGCAGCAACCTGCGACAGCTCGGGTACGGCATCCTGCTCTACGCCCAAGCCGAACGCGGATTCATCCCCCGCGGACCCGACCCGCAGCACGAATTCGATTTCACCGGGCACTCCATCGCCACCAATCAACTCTGGATCGGCGCCGGCCCGTACGATCCTGTGCCGAATCAACGCCGCTACCACGGTGCGGCCGCGATGATGCCTGCCGCACTGACGGAAACCAAGACGTACTTCTGCCCCGCCGATGACAGCTATAATCTTGCCAACACCGCGCCCCGCATCGGTACCCACGAGCCCGCTTACGGCTCGTACGTGTATCGTCAACTCGACCAGCTCCCCCGCGCTGCTGCCGCTGGTAAACTCGACAACCTCGGCGTGAACATCGTCGCGGGTGTGCGCGTCTCAGTGGAAGTGCTTCTGCTCGACACCAACAGTCTCGGGCCGCAGCCCGGCTACTACCACACCAACCACGGCGGCCGCACGGCCAATCTCCTGTTCCGCGACGCCTCGGTGCGGCGCTACCGGAATCGCGACCATGCCCTCGCGATCCCACCGGCCGTCTTCGCCGCACTGCCCAACCCGGCACCGCTGACGCGCGCCTTGGACCAGTTGCTGGTGAATGCGGACTATGCCTACCACGCCGGCCCCCCGGAAACGGCCCCGCGCCTCACCGATGACGCGCACTGA
- a CDS encoding type II secretion system protein has product MSTPTRSKCSRNRGNLSAPSRQSAFTLIELLVVVAIIALLMSILLPSLGMAREQARAVVCGQRLRDLGTGMAAYFAENKDWIPGINTSGVAIRAKIGVPGAFNDSKLPVQSWDWMTPSMANSLELPAKRADRFREMFNTFRCPSQKTVRTVFYPAGLAASQDRADFVATPNDWSACSYLMPSHFQYWGTRYNDSNSMSPTNGITLARHERNTAFHILALTAPPNSWEVQHETYKSQLNRIGNPARKIAAADGHRYLDAGGLNDFDPSPEPYFFGAFGSSGAWWFGDTSYGVRAGTRTYDGRTVTRASPSNGANLPLSYRHGGARVSTSGAGPDNRGTINAMFFDGSVLRLTDRASRNPQFWYPKGARVRTAEGMNSDVRPNDLIQ; this is encoded by the coding sequence ATGTCGACCCCAACACGTTCGAAGTGCTCAAGGAACCGCGGCAACCTTAGCGCCCCGTCGCGGCAGTCAGCGTTCACGCTGATCGAACTGCTGGTCGTGGTGGCGATCATTGCGCTGCTCATGTCCATCCTGTTGCCGAGCTTGGGCATGGCGCGGGAACAGGCCCGGGCGGTGGTGTGTGGTCAGCGGTTGCGCGACCTCGGCACCGGCATGGCGGCCTATTTTGCCGAAAACAAAGACTGGATTCCCGGGATCAACACCTCCGGTGTGGCGATCCGCGCGAAGATCGGCGTCCCGGGCGCCTTCAATGACTCCAAGCTCCCGGTGCAGAGCTGGGACTGGATGACGCCGTCGATGGCCAACAGTCTCGAGCTGCCCGCGAAGCGTGCCGATCGCTTCCGCGAGATGTTCAATACCTTCCGCTGTCCTTCGCAGAAGACCGTGCGGACGGTGTTCTATCCTGCCGGTCTCGCCGCGTCGCAGGATCGCGCCGATTTCGTAGCGACGCCGAATGATTGGTCGGCGTGCAGCTACCTGATGCCGTCCCATTTCCAATACTGGGGCACGCGTTATAACGATTCCAACTCCATGAGCCCGACCAACGGAATTACGCTGGCACGTCATGAGCGCAACACCGCCTTCCACATCCTGGCGCTCACGGCACCGCCCAATTCCTGGGAAGTTCAGCACGAGACCTACAAGTCGCAACTTAACCGGATTGGTAACCCGGCCCGCAAGATCGCGGCGGCCGACGGTCACCGCTACCTCGACGCCGGGGGGTTGAATGACTTCGACCCGAGCCCGGAACCCTATTTCTTCGGTGCATTCGGGAGTTCTGGGGCCTGGTGGTTCGGTGACACATCGTACGGCGTGCGCGCCGGGACCCGCACCTACGACGGCCGGACCGTGACACGCGCAAGTCCTTCGAACGGTGCGAATCTTCCCTTGAGCTACCGGCATGGCGGTGCGCGGGTTTCGACCTCGGGAGCCGGCCCCGACAACCGCGGAACGATCAACGCGATGTTTTTTGATGGTTCGGTTCTGCGGCTGACAGACCGGGCTTCGCGCAATCCGCAGTTCTGGTACCCGAAGGGCGCGCGGGTGCGGACGGCTGAAGGAATGAACTCCGACGTTCGCCCCAACGACTTGATCCAGTAG
- a CDS encoding isoprenylcysteine carboxylmethyltransferase family protein, translating into MHRIAAFVYGVFCYLVFFGTFLYAIGFVGNLWVPRSIDVGPAAPLWLGLLINAGLLAIFALQHSIMARPAFKRWWTRWIPEPVERSTYTLLSSLALLLLFTQWRPLGGVLWDVQHPTGRVILYTLFGAGWLVVLISTFLINHFDLFGLRQVWLYLRGRAYRPLKFTMPGPYRYVRHPMYIGWLLAFWMTPTMTAAHLLFALLTTAYILVAIQFEERDLVRHHGRTYAEYRRRVPMLVPRLSPVDPTHLDDEARTATTTA; encoded by the coding sequence ATGCACCGTATCGCCGCTTTTGTCTACGGGGTTTTCTGCTATCTCGTGTTCTTCGGAACCTTCCTCTATGCGATCGGCTTCGTCGGCAACCTCTGGGTGCCGCGGTCCATCGACGTTGGACCGGCGGCCCCGCTCTGGCTCGGTCTGCTCATCAACGCCGGCCTGTTGGCAATTTTTGCGCTCCAGCACAGCATCATGGCGCGACCTGCCTTCAAGCGCTGGTGGACCCGCTGGATTCCCGAGCCCGTCGAGCGCAGTACCTACACCCTGCTCAGCAGTCTCGCGCTCCTGCTGCTCTTCACGCAGTGGCGACCGCTCGGCGGCGTGCTCTGGGACGTGCAGCACCCGACCGGGCGCGTCATTCTGTACACGCTCTTCGGGGCGGGATGGCTCGTGGTGCTCATCAGCACCTTTCTCATCAATCACTTCGACCTGTTCGGACTGCGACAGGTCTGGTTGTATCTGCGTGGCCGCGCATACCGCCCTCTGAAATTCACGATGCCCGGACCTTATCGTTATGTTCGGCACCCCATGTACATCGGCTGGCTGCTTGCCTTCTGGATGACACCGACGATGACCGCGGCACACCTGCTCTTCGCTCTGCTCACCACCGCGTACATCCTGGTCGCGATCCAGTTTGAAGAGCGCGATCTTGTCCGGCACCATGGCCGTACGTACGCCGAGTACCGGCGCCGCGTGCCGATGCTGGTGCCGCGCCTGTCGCCGGTCGATCCGACCCACCTCGACGATGAGGCGCGGACCGCAACCACGACCGCCTGA
- the elbB gene encoding isoprenoid biosynthesis glyoxalase ElbB, whose protein sequence is MPKVGVLLAGCGVYDGAEIQEAVLTLHALDVLKAEVVCCAPNVDAPEIDHLTGEPTGARRNVLREAARIARGKIRDVATVQASELDALILPGGFGAAKNLSNFALAGAECQVQPDVERLVVDCLKARKPIGAICIAPATLARIAANHKVQAKVTIGHDAGTAAAIVAMGCFHENQPVTGITIDSDHRIVSTPAYMLGPGPAAVGEGIRKLVEQVLAMV, encoded by the coding sequence ATGCCGAAAGTTGGAGTGCTGCTGGCGGGGTGCGGCGTGTACGACGGAGCGGAGATTCAGGAGGCGGTCCTCACGCTCCACGCACTTGATGTGCTAAAGGCCGAAGTGGTGTGTTGTGCGCCGAATGTGGACGCGCCCGAGATCGACCATCTCACGGGTGAACCGACCGGGGCCCGGCGGAACGTCCTGCGTGAGGCCGCCCGCATCGCCCGTGGGAAGATTCGGGATGTCGCCACAGTGCAGGCGTCGGAACTTGACGCTTTGATCCTGCCCGGCGGTTTCGGTGCCGCGAAGAACCTGAGCAACTTCGCGCTGGCAGGCGCCGAGTGCCAGGTGCAGCCCGATGTCGAGCGCCTGGTCGTCGACTGCCTCAAGGCGCGAAAGCCGATCGGCGCCATCTGCATCGCGCCGGCGACGCTCGCCCGGATCGCGGCCAACCACAAGGTGCAGGCCAAGGTAACGATCGGACACGACGCGGGTACAGCCGCCGCGATCGTCGCGATGGGCTGTTTCCACGAGAACCAGCCGGTGACGGGGATCACGATTGATTCCGATCACCGCATCGTCAGTACGCCGGCGTACATGCTCGGTCCGGGTCCGGCCGCGGTGGGCGAGGGCATCCGCAAGCTGGTGGAGCAGGTGCTCGCGATGGTGTGA
- a CDS encoding sigma-54-dependent Fis family transcriptional regulator, with translation MAQTAFILLVTEDEDAGNRLREALRSRSGHLASVVGSVPAALESIRTRAPDVVVTRATVGGEPAGEPLAGLLDGVARDAALLIVGESPAGWSARIPVAHLPASAPLEEKLRTIDELARKAISRRESRLLQETLAGQDAAPFEGLIGAARSMRTIFGRIEKVAPSKLTVLILGETGTGKELVAEALHRRSDRKNKPFIALNCAAFPETLLESQLFGHVRGAFTDAVRDHKGFFVAADGGTLFLDEIGEMPLHMQVKLLRVLDRREVTPIGSTEVRRVDVRLVAATNVDLYQRVEVQQFRQDLLYRLNQAEIRVPPLRERREDIPLLAEHFRRAANAEHGTDCEGIASDALAALTKHYWPGNIRELRSLVETLVVEVRDRPIELDDLPERIRGSRDIVPVQATGMVGLTMAQVERMMIERTLQATNGNREQAAKMLDIGTRTLYRKIREYGL, from the coding sequence ATGGCTCAAACGGCTTTTATCCTGCTGGTGACGGAAGACGAAGACGCGGGCAACCGCCTGCGAGAGGCGCTGCGCAGTCGTAGCGGACACCTCGCGAGCGTCGTCGGAAGCGTCCCCGCGGCGTTGGAATCGATTCGGACCCGGGCACCGGATGTCGTCGTGACGCGCGCAACCGTGGGAGGCGAGCCCGCTGGCGAACCGCTCGCAGGGTTGCTCGACGGTGTGGCCAGAGATGCTGCGCTGCTGATCGTGGGGGAGTCCCCGGCCGGGTGGAGTGCCCGGATACCGGTCGCTCACCTGCCGGCGAGCGCGCCCCTCGAGGAGAAACTGCGCACCATCGACGAGCTGGCGCGGAAGGCGATCAGCCGGCGGGAATCGCGGTTGCTGCAGGAGACCCTGGCCGGACAGGATGCAGCGCCGTTCGAAGGACTGATCGGGGCGGCGCGCTCGATGCGCACGATCTTTGGGCGGATCGAGAAAGTTGCACCTAGCAAGCTTACGGTGCTGATCCTGGGTGAGACCGGGACGGGCAAGGAACTGGTCGCGGAGGCGCTTCACCGACGCTCGGACCGAAAGAATAAGCCGTTCATCGCGCTCAACTGCGCCGCGTTTCCGGAAACGCTGCTGGAAAGCCAGCTCTTTGGGCATGTCCGCGGAGCATTCACCGATGCGGTGCGTGACCACAAAGGGTTTTTTGTGGCGGCGGATGGCGGCACCTTGTTCCTGGATGAAATCGGGGAAATGCCGCTGCACATGCAGGTGAAGCTCCTGCGCGTGCTCGACCGCCGGGAAGTGACACCCATCGGCTCGACCGAGGTGCGGCGGGTGGATGTGCGGCTGGTGGCCGCGACCAACGTGGATCTGTATCAACGCGTCGAGGTGCAGCAGTTCCGGCAGGATCTGCTCTACCGGCTGAATCAGGCCGAGATTCGTGTCCCGCCCTTGCGGGAGCGTCGGGAGGATATCCCGTTACTGGCAGAGCACTTTCGTCGTGCTGCCAATGCAGAACATGGCACCGATTGTGAGGGAATTGCAAGCGATGCGTTAGCGGCACTCACAAAACATTACTGGCCCGGGAATATCCGTGAGCTGCGCAGCTTAGTCGAGACACTCGTCGTGGAGGTGCGGGACCGGCCGATCGAGCTGGATGACCTGCCGGAACGTATTCGTGGCTCGCGAGACATCGTCCCGGTGCAGGCAACCGGCATGGTCGGGTTGACGATGGCGCAGGTGGAGCGGATGATGATCGAGCGGACCCTGCAGGCGACGAACGGCAACCGGGAGCAGGCGGCCAAAATGCTCGACATTGGGACGCGCACCTTGTATCGAAAAATCCGGGAGTATGGACTATAG